A stretch of Mobula birostris isolate sMobBir1 chromosome 2, sMobBir1.hap1, whole genome shotgun sequence DNA encodes these proteins:
- the pdyn gene encoding proenkephalin-B, translated as MEWSVIVLALSLGSLYTVRADCTRWCSACNLVLDSSIKPLTCTLECEGVVLSTDEWEKCDRALQLYNSDPLGIVDKVSSDPAMEENELERLEVLTGQQNNAKRYGGFMKKIDKSRVYAQALAQENAFNKDQNRKYGGLMKKFNERDSSELQDLETAMENIPAENGDIPPTEELKRYGGFMKGYGYKRSEELANEENQNVELQKRYGGFMRRIGRPRYKWDNQKRYGGFLRRNFRVSLRSDDGEANDYSDEASDL; from the exons ATGGAGTGGAGTGTGATTGTCCTGGCGTTGTCGCTTGGTTCACTTTACACAGTCCGTGCTGACTGCACCAGATGGTGTTCGGCGTGCAACCTGGTCTTGGACAGTTCGATCAAGCCGCTG ACGTGCACTTTAGAGTGCGAAGGGGTAGTGCTGTCGACTGATGAGTGGGAAAAGTGTGACAGGGCACTGCagttgtacaactctgacccattgggTATTGTAGATAAAGTTTCTTCTGACCCAGCGATGGAGGAAAACGAACTGGAACGCCTAGAGGTACTTACTGgacagcagaacaatgcaaaacGCTATGGAGGTTTTATGAAAAAAATTGACAAGAGCAGAGTTTATGCACAAGCATTAGCTCAAGAAAATGCATTTAACAAGGACCAAAATCGCAAATATGGTGGCTTGATGAAAAAGTTTAATGAGAGGGATTCATCTGAATTGCAGGATCTTGAAACTGCAATGGAAAATATACCAGCAGAAAATGGAGACATCCCCCCAACAGAAGAGCTAAAACGCTATGGAGGATTCATGAAAGGCTATGGCTACAAAAGAAGTGAGGAGCTGGCGAATGAGGAGAATCAAAATGTGGAACTGCAGAAAAGATATGGAGGTTTCATGAGAAGAATCGGTAGACCAAGATATAAATGGGATAACCAAAAAAGATATGGTGGTTTCCTGAGACGCAATTTTCGTGTATCACTGAGGTCGGATGATGGTGAGGCCAATGATTACAGTGATGAAGCTTCAGACTTGTAA